The nucleotide sequence CAACTCTTTCTGTTTATGGGCTTGATTCAAGCCCCTTATGTTCCATGTTGCTATAATCATGGAGGCTGAAACCCGCCTATAGCGATTGGCTCCCTCTAGACCCACCTAGCGTCGTGCTCCTATTGCTATGACCAGAGTAGATGACCATCAACATGAGTATCATTTTGCACTTGCTTTACCCGTCTTTGATTTTGCACCGATTTTGCACTGATGGCACTATATTAGTGCGATTCCCCCGTGCTCCATGCTTAGTCAAGGGATTCCTACTCCGTGGTGGCACAATTCCTCCACCACTCTTATGCCCCTTTGTTGTTGTCCCTTCATTAGTATTCTCATGGCTCTGATTTGTTGTTGTAGCAATCCATTCCTGTCTTAGTTGCTTCCTTTTCCTAGGTTTCCTCATCCTCTTTTTAGGAAACTGGCCCGCATCCTCATGAACAACCTTTATCTCTTCATAGTCTTTATAATTCCAGCATTCAAATGCATCGTGACCAAATCTAATGCACTCATTACAAAATTTAGGTTGCCAATCATAGGTAATAGCCTGTTTCCAAGGTCCTGATGGGGTTTCAACAATCAAAAAATCAGGCAAGTCCTGGGATACATCAGCTTCCACAAGAATTCTGGCATATGAAATTTTCTCA is from Lycium ferocissimum isolate CSIRO_LF1 unplaced genomic scaffold, AGI_CSIRO_Lferr_CH_V1 ctg5616, whole genome shotgun sequence and encodes:
- the LOC132044951 gene encoding uncharacterized protein LOC132044951 translates to MSLTYVPPTIKDGLITVTIEEDDLNNQKEQWESALIGYVLGDTPYANQIEGYITRVWNFVTKPMVLMHDEGYYIYKFKSIQDKDKVLKAGPYYFNNKPLILKPWELDFNFEQEALSVIPIWVKFPGLPVGYWSPEALSKIASSVGKPLYTDEFTANAEKISYARILVEADVSQDLPDFLIVETPSGPWKQAITYDWQPKFCNECIRFGHDAFECWNYKDYEEIKVVHEDAGQFPKKRMRKPRKRKQLRQEWIATTTNQSHENTNEGTTTKGHKSGGGIVPPRSRNPLTKHGARGNRTNIVPSVQNRCKIKDG